One Sphingomonas endolithica DNA segment encodes these proteins:
- the ppa gene encoding inorganic diphosphatase, with protein sequence MRIDMIPVGKNPPDDLNVIIEVPTGGEPVKYEFDKASGALFVDRILHTPMRYPANYGFVPHTLSPDGDPLDALVIARSPFIPGCVVRARPIAVLNLEDEAGGDEKLVCVPVDSTFPYYSNVNERGDMPEIVFEQIEHFFTHYKDLEKKKWVRVGTWGDRDEARKIVHEAIERYEEAKAAGNNAPGEVAQQD encoded by the coding sequence ATGCGTATCGACATGATTCCCGTCGGCAAGAACCCGCCGGACGACCTCAACGTGATCATCGAAGTCCCGACCGGTGGCGAGCCTGTGAAGTACGAATTCGACAAGGCGAGCGGCGCCTTGTTCGTCGATCGTATCCTGCATACGCCGATGCGCTATCCGGCCAATTACGGCTTCGTGCCGCACACCTTGTCGCCCGATGGCGATCCGCTCGACGCGCTGGTCATCGCGCGCTCGCCGTTCATTCCCGGCTGCGTGGTGCGGGCGCGACCGATAGCCGTGCTGAACCTGGAAGACGAAGCCGGCGGCGATGAAAAGCTCGTCTGCGTGCCGGTCGATTCGACCTTCCCTTATTACTCGAACGTCAACGAGCGTGGCGACATGCCGGAGATCGTGTTCGAGCAGATCGAGCACTTCTTTACGCACTACAAGGATCTGGAAAAGAAGAAGTGGGTCCGCGTCGGCACCTGGGGCGACCGCGACGAGGCACGCAAGATCGTCCACGAGGCGATCGAGCGCTACGAGGAGGCCAAGGCTGCGGGCAACAACGCACCGGGCGAAGTCGCGCAGCAGGATTGA
- a CDS encoding DUF4139 domain-containing protein encodes MRIWLALIALAPGMAVAQTTAQAPEAAAPGRSAQGDVALTIYSNNIALIQDTRQLNLPAGRSRQDFPDVSSSIRPATVRLSAAGTEIVEQNYDYDLLSPESLIEKAVGRTITIVRTNPATGAETRQQAKVLASNGGVVLQIGNTIEVLRDDGLPVRVVYDSLPPNLRARPTLSVTLDSQAAGTRPVTLSYLSGGLGWNADYVALFDEAKGVIDVQGWITLRNDDSVSFVNADTMLVAGNPGQTRGYSPGLAPGSNPGTETAERARLGDYYLYPLKNRTTVAANQQKQVSFLNVAGVPARKGYEYRNNWLGTVNDPASAATVLSFSSSRSGGLADALPAGTVRIYVRDAAGQPQFIGENQIGHTPMGSMLAIKSGEAFDVKVKPVVTLRERAGRDRWRTSMSYTLTNARPAPVTVDLLQAGLDFANEDTRIVAESLASTRRSSSEVAWQVSVPANGETVVTATFETRY; translated from the coding sequence ATGAGGATCTGGCTGGCATTGATCGCGCTCGCGCCGGGCATGGCGGTGGCGCAAACGACGGCTCAGGCGCCCGAGGCGGCCGCGCCGGGCCGTAGTGCGCAGGGTGACGTTGCGCTGACGATCTATTCCAACAACATCGCGCTGATACAGGATACGCGGCAGCTGAACCTGCCCGCCGGCCGCTCGCGGCAGGACTTCCCCGATGTGTCGAGCAGCATTCGCCCCGCTACCGTGCGGCTGAGCGCGGCCGGCACCGAGATCGTCGAGCAAAATTACGATTACGACCTGCTCAGCCCGGAATCGCTGATCGAGAAAGCGGTCGGCCGCACGATCACCATCGTGCGCACCAATCCGGCGACGGGGGCGGAGACGCGGCAGCAGGCCAAGGTGCTCGCCTCCAACGGTGGCGTCGTGCTGCAGATCGGCAATACGATCGAGGTTCTGCGCGACGATGGCCTGCCGGTCCGCGTGGTGTATGATTCGCTGCCGCCTAATCTGCGCGCGCGGCCGACGCTGTCGGTGACGCTCGATAGCCAGGCCGCGGGCACCCGGCCGGTAACGCTCAGCTATCTGTCGGGCGGGCTCGGCTGGAATGCCGACTACGTCGCGCTGTTCGACGAGGCGAAGGGCGTGATCGATGTGCAGGGCTGGATCACGCTGCGCAACGATGACAGCGTCAGCTTCGTCAACGCCGATACAATGCTCGTCGCCGGCAACCCTGGGCAGACGCGCGGCTACAGCCCTGGCCTCGCCCCCGGTAGCAATCCGGGGACCGAGACGGCCGAGCGCGCGCGGCTCGGCGACTATTATCTCTATCCGCTCAAGAACCGCACCACCGTCGCCGCCAACCAGCAGAAGCAAGTCAGCTTCCTGAACGTCGCCGGCGTGCCCGCGCGCAAGGGATACGAATATCGCAACAACTGGCTGGGCACGGTGAACGATCCGGCGAGCGCCGCCACGGTGCTGAGCTTCTCGTCGTCCAGGAGCGGCGGCCTCGCCGATGCGTTGCCCGCCGGCACGGTGCGCATCTATGTGCGCGACGCCGCGGGGCAGCCGCAATTCATCGGCGAGAACCAGATCGGCCATACGCCGATGGGATCGATGCTGGCGATCAAGAGCGGCGAGGCGTTCGACGTCAAGGTCAAGCCGGTGGTCACCTTGCGCGAGCGTGCCGGCCGGGACCGTTGGCGCACCAGCATGAGCTACACGCTGACCAACGCCCGGCCCGCGCCGGTGACGGTCGATCTGCTGCAGGCCGGGCTCGATTTCGCCAATGAGGATACGCGCATCGTCGCCGAGAGCCTGGCGAGCACGCGGCGTTCGTCGAGCGAGGTCGCCTGGCAGGTGAGCGTTCCCGCCAATGGTGAGACGGTGGTCACCGC
- the hisS gene encoding histidine--tRNA ligase: MARIETPKRIRGTQDIFGDEQRRFARVIDAFEKVRRLYCFQRVEVPVFESTAVFARSLGETTDVVSKEMYTFEDRGGDSITLRPEFTAGIARAYLTEGWQQYAPLKLATHGPVFRYERPQKGRFRQFHQIDAEVIGAAEPAADVELLVLADQLLHELGIADGVTLQLNTLGDAETRDAWRAALVAHFEAHRGDLSEDSVARLEKNPLRILDSKDPRDRPIADSAPDIDAYLTPEARAFFDAVTAGLDAAGVAWTRNARLVRGLDYYRHTAFEFVTDRLGAQGTVLAGGRYDGLIESLGGPATAGVGWAAGIERLAMLIAEPAVEQLDVAIVAENDLAEPHVIAALHALRKAGFSCQSVTTGSPRKRYDKALKMGCRELVQLTGEPGGGCDIHLRVIDGSPSRIESILLAGSWAPRS, encoded by the coding sequence ATGGCCCGTATCGAAACCCCCAAACGCATCCGCGGCACGCAGGATATCTTCGGCGACGAACAACGGCGCTTCGCCCGTGTGATCGACGCGTTCGAGAAGGTGCGGCGGCTCTACTGCTTTCAGCGCGTCGAGGTGCCGGTGTTCGAAAGCACCGCGGTGTTCGCGCGCTCGCTCGGCGAGACGACCGACGTCGTCTCCAAGGAAATGTACACGTTCGAGGATCGCGGCGGCGATTCGATTACGCTCCGCCCCGAATTCACCGCCGGCATCGCGCGCGCCTATCTGACCGAAGGCTGGCAGCAATATGCGCCGCTGAAGCTGGCCACACATGGCCCGGTGTTCCGCTACGAACGCCCGCAAAAGGGGCGCTTCCGCCAGTTCCACCAGATCGACGCCGAAGTGATCGGCGCGGCGGAGCCGGCGGCGGATGTCGAACTGCTCGTGCTGGCGGATCAATTGCTGCACGAGCTGGGCATTGCCGATGGCGTGACGCTGCAATTGAATACGCTGGGCGATGCCGAGACGCGCGATGCGTGGCGTGCGGCGTTGGTGGCGCATTTCGAGGCGCATCGCGGCGATCTGTCGGAGGACAGCGTGGCACGGCTGGAGAAGAATCCGCTGCGTATCCTGGATTCGAAGGACCCGCGCGATCGGCCGATCGCCGATAGCGCGCCGGATATCGACGCGTATTTGACGCCCGAGGCGCGTGCGTTCTTCGATGCGGTGACGGCGGGGCTGGATGCGGCGGGCGTGGCGTGGACGCGTAATGCGCGGCTGGTGCGCGGGCTGGATTATTACCGGCACACCGCGTTCGAGTTCGTCACCGACCGGCTGGGTGCGCAGGGCACGGTGCTGGCAGGTGGCCGTTACGACGGGTTGATCGAGAGCCTTGGCGGGCCGGCGACGGCGGGCGTGGGCTGGGCGGCGGGGATCGAGCGGCTGGCGATGTTGATTGCTGAGCCGGCGGTGGAGCAACTCGATGTCGCGATCGTTGCCGAAAACGATCTGGCCGAGCCGCATGTCATTGCCGCACTCCACGCGCTGCGCAAGGCGGGATTCAGCTGCCAAAGCGTCACCACCGGATCGCCGCGGAAACGCTATGACAAAGCGCTGAAGATGGGCTGCCGCGAGCTCGTTCAGCTTACCGGTGAGCCTGGCGGCGGCTGCGACATCCACTTGCGGGTGATTGACGGCAGCCCGAGCCGGATCGAGAGTATTCTGTTGGCGGGCAGCTGGGCGCCACGATCATGA
- the prmC gene encoding peptide chain release factor N(5)-glutamine methyltransferase, with product MRPALNQAAASLAAVSDTPRLDAELLMAHALGVSREQLLLNQLDAPTPPAFAALLARRLRHEPIAYITGSRAFWTIELQVGPGVLIPRPDSETLIETAIAHFASRAPGAILDLGTGPGTLLLAALAEWPAARGLGIDASPPALGYARRNAAALGMADRAHFQGGDWAAGVDGRFDLILANPPYIGTSEPLPRDVAEHEPSAALYAGADGLDDYRTLIPQLRPLLAPGGAAILEIGSTQADAVTALLEAQGFAVALARDLAGHPRALIGT from the coding sequence ATAAGACCGGCCCTCAACCAGGCCGCGGCCAGCCTCGCCGCCGTCAGCGACACGCCGCGGCTCGACGCCGAATTGCTGATGGCACACGCGCTCGGCGTCTCGCGCGAGCAACTCCTTCTCAACCAGCTCGACGCCCCGACCCCGCCCGCATTCGCGGCGCTTCTTGCCCGCCGCCTGCGCCATGAGCCGATCGCCTATATCACCGGGAGCCGCGCCTTCTGGACGATCGAGCTGCAGGTCGGCCCCGGCGTGCTGATCCCGCGGCCCGATAGCGAGACGCTGATCGAGACCGCAATCGCGCATTTCGCATCGCGCGCGCCCGGCGCGATCCTTGACCTCGGCACCGGGCCGGGCACGCTGCTGCTCGCCGCGCTGGCCGAATGGCCGGCGGCACGAGGGCTGGGCATCGACGCCTCGCCACCAGCGCTGGGTTATGCGCGTCGCAACGCCGCCGCATTGGGCATGGCCGATCGCGCGCATTTCCAGGGCGGGGACTGGGCCGCGGGCGTGGACGGACGCTTCGACCTGATCCTTGCCAACCCGCCGTATATCGGCACCAGCGAGCCGCTCCCCCGCGACGTCGCCGAGCATGAACCATCGGCTGCGCTGTATGCCGGGGCGGACGGGCTCGACGATTATCGCACGCTCATCCCGCAACTCCGCCCGCTGCTCGCTCCCGGCGGCGCGGCGATCCTCGAGATCGGATCGACCCAGGCCGACGCCGTCACCGCGCTGCTCGAGGCGCAGGGCTTCGCCGTGGCGCTGGCCCGCGATCTCGCCGGGCACCCCCGCGCGCTGATCGGCACTTGA
- a CDS encoding GNAT family N-acetyltransferase translates to MTITIRPAAPDDTATIMRFVRELAEFEREPDAVTSTEAIMHEALFGAQPAAEAVIAEDDGASVGMAVFFHNYSTWTGRRGLWLEDLYVTPAARGSGAGRALLGHLAGLAIDRGCARFEWWVLDWNARAIEFYRKVGAEAMDEWTTQRVSGDALLKLAGRL, encoded by the coding sequence ATGACGATCACGATCCGCCCGGCTGCCCCCGACGATACGGCCACGATCATGCGGTTCGTGCGTGAACTCGCCGAGTTCGAGCGTGAGCCGGATGCGGTCACGTCGACCGAGGCGATCATGCACGAGGCGCTGTTCGGTGCGCAGCCGGCCGCCGAGGCCGTAATTGCCGAAGACGATGGTGCCAGCGTCGGCATGGCGGTGTTCTTCCACAATTATTCGACCTGGACCGGCAGGCGCGGGCTGTGGCTGGAGGATCTGTACGTCACGCCTGCCGCACGTGGCTCGGGCGCCGGTCGCGCCTTGCTCGGCCATCTGGCGGGGCTGGCGATCGACCGCGGCTGTGCCCGGTTCGAATGGTGGGTGCTCGACTGGAACGCGCGGGCGATCGAATTTTACCGCAAGGTGGGGGCCGAGGCGATGGACGAATGGACCACGCAGCGTGTGTCGGGCGATGCGCTGCTCAAGCTGGCGGGGCGGCTCTGA
- the prfA gene encoding peptide chain release factor 1, whose translation MTTISPERIAQIEARRDELQALMATGELPSDRFVAVSKEYAELEPVARAAGEVRRLRAEGVSLQHMTHDADDELRQMASEELFDNQAALSAADRALALSLLPRDAADERAAMLEIRPGTGGDEAALFAGDLFRMYQRYAERRGWRVELISASASEAGGYKDIVASVTGQGVFARLKFEAGVHRVQRVPATEAQGRIHTSAATVAVLPEAEEVDVKIDDKDLRIDVYRSSGPGGQSVNTTDSAVRITHIPSGLVVIQQDEKSQHKNKAKALKVLRTRLYEAERERLHNERAGARKSMVGSGDRSERIRTYNFPQGRVTDHRINLTLHRLPEIMEGDMDELIGALIAEDEAERLATLSE comes from the coding sequence ATGACGACCATATCCCCCGAGCGGATCGCGCAGATCGAGGCGCGGCGTGACGAGTTGCAGGCGCTGATGGCGACCGGCGAGCTGCCGTCCGACCGCTTCGTCGCCGTGTCCAAGGAATATGCCGAGCTGGAGCCCGTCGCGCGTGCTGCGGGCGAAGTGCGGCGGTTGCGCGCCGAGGGCGTCTCCTTGCAGCATATGACGCACGACGCCGATGACGAACTGCGCCAGATGGCGAGCGAAGAGTTGTTCGACAACCAGGCCGCGCTCTCGGCCGCCGATCGTGCGCTGGCGCTGTCGCTGCTGCCGCGCGATGCCGCCGACGAGCGTGCGGCGATGCTCGAGATCCGCCCCGGCACGGGCGGCGACGAGGCGGCACTCTTCGCCGGTGACCTGTTCCGCATGTACCAGCGTTATGCCGAGCGCCGCGGCTGGCGGGTCGAGCTGATCTCGGCCAGCGCATCGGAAGCGGGCGGCTACAAGGACATCGTCGCCAGCGTCACCGGGCAGGGCGTGTTCGCGCGGCTGAAGTTCGAGGCCGGCGTGCACCGCGTGCAGCGCGTGCCCGCGACCGAGGCGCAGGGCCGCATCCACACGTCCGCCGCGACGGTGGCGGTGCTGCCCGAGGCGGAGGAAGTCGACGTCAAGATCGACGACAAGGATCTGCGCATCGACGTGTATCGCTCGTCCGGGCCGGGCGGGCAGTCGGTCAACACCACCGACAGCGCGGTGCGCATCACGCATATTCCCTCCGGGCTGGTGGTGATCCAGCAGGACGAAAAGTCGCAGCACAAGAACAAGGCCAAAGCGCTGAAGGTGCTACGCACGCGGCTCTATGAAGCGGAGCGCGAGCGGCTGCATAACGAGCGGGCGGGGGCGCGGAAATCGATGGTCGGCTCGGGCGATCGTTCGGAGCGGATCCGGACGTATAATTTCCCGCAGGGGCGGGTGACGGATCACCGCATCAACCTGACGCTGCATCGCCTGCCCGAGATCATGGAAGGCGACATGGACGAGCTGATCGGCGCACTGATTGCCGAGGATGAAGCGGAGCGGCTGGCGACGCTGAGTGAGTGA
- a CDS encoding DUF4167 domain-containing protein, giving the protein MINNRQAGRRRGRGGQQQRPQGNSGRQDTGNRIDNRSRGNAAQLLEKYKALARDSQMSGDRVNTEYYLQFADHYFRVLAETRSRFEENRTPAPGGANTFQDDEQDYDDEGEPVARAEQPRQNEGTRQDNRQDGNRQDGGRQEGGRQEGNRQDGNRSDGPRQDSNRRDGNRQDGRQNGQNAGQEYQGERQSEGNRGNQNDRQDRQDRPSNERAERPQYDEDRPRRQNNAPQNAANGTSNAGDQAPDRYVREDRGSRGNRAPERAVDDDSQDAAPSAAVEPVAELPLVVDTPLPQEAPRRRGRPRREPVADTQPDDAPAPIEADRLPPSLNISAVTPVKDVAPANDVAGDVPPDGAEEKPRRRRGRPPASEVTPA; this is encoded by the coding sequence TTGATCAACAATCGTCAGGCCGGCCGCCGTCGCGGCCGTGGCGGGCAGCAACAGCGCCCGCAGGGTAATTCGGGCCGCCAGGATACCGGCAACCGCATCGACAATCGCTCGCGCGGCAATGCCGCCCAGTTGCTCGAGAAATACAAGGCGCTCGCGCGCGATTCGCAGATGTCCGGCGACCGCGTGAACACCGAATATTACCTGCAATTCGCCGATCACTATTTCCGCGTGCTGGCCGAGACGCGCTCGCGCTTCGAGGAAAACCGCACCCCGGCCCCCGGCGGCGCGAACACCTTCCAGGACGACGAGCAGGATTATGACGACGAGGGCGAACCCGTCGCCCGCGCCGAACAGCCGCGCCAGAATGAAGGCACCCGGCAGGACAACCGCCAAGACGGCAACCGGCAAGATGGTGGTCGCCAGGAGGGTGGACGTCAGGAGGGTAACCGCCAGGACGGTAACCGTTCCGATGGTCCGCGCCAGGATAGCAATCGCCGCGACGGCAACCGTCAGGACGGGCGCCAGAACGGGCAGAATGCCGGCCAGGAATATCAGGGCGAGCGCCAGAGCGAAGGCAATCGCGGCAACCAGAACGATCGCCAGGATCGTCAGGACCGGCCCTCGAACGAGCGCGCCGAGCGTCCGCAATATGACGAGGATCGCCCGCGCCGTCAGAACAATGCGCCGCAGAATGCGGCAAACGGTACGAGCAATGCGGGCGACCAGGCACCCGATCGCTACGTTCGGGAAGATCGCGGCAGCCGCGGCAACCGCGCGCCGGAGCGCGCGGTCGACGATGACAGCCAGGATGCGGCACCGAGCGCCGCTGTCGAGCCGGTCGCCGAGCTGCCGCTGGTGGTGGACACACCGCTGCCGCAGGAAGCGCCGCGCCGGCGCGGCCGCCCACGCCGCGAGCCGGTCGCCGACACGCAGCCGGACGATGCGCCCGCTCCGATCGAGGCCGACCGCCTGCCGCCCTCGCTCAACATCTCGGCAGTGACGCCGGTCAAGGATGTCGCGCCCGCCAACGACGTGGCCGGCGACGTACCGCCTGACGGCGCGGAGGAAAAACCCCGCCGCCGCCGCGGTCGCCCGCCAGCGAGCGAAGTCACTCCTGCCTGA
- a CDS encoding TfoX/Sxy family protein — translation MAVDQGLIDWVVEAMAPLGTVTQRAMMGGATLYLDGTIFAIVGLDALWFKADAVSDAAWDAVAAPRFTYEMGEGRTGQMNYRRAPDDVYDDAEAMQKWAALGVEAGMRAPVKKKRAK, via the coding sequence ATGGCGGTCGACCAGGGGCTGATCGACTGGGTTGTCGAGGCGATGGCGCCGCTCGGCACGGTGACCCAGCGGGCGATGATGGGCGGGGCGACGCTGTATCTCGACGGCACGATCTTCGCCATCGTCGGTCTGGACGCCTTGTGGTTCAAGGCCGATGCGGTGAGCGATGCCGCCTGGGATGCGGTTGCCGCCCCGCGTTTCACCTACGAGATGGGTGAGGGGCGTACCGGGCAGATGAATTATCGTCGCGCGCCGGACGACGTCTATGACGATGCCGAGGCGATGCAGAAGTGGGCGGCGCTGGGTGTTGAGGCCGGGATGCGGGCGCCGGTCAAGAAGAAGCGAGCTAAGTGA
- a CDS encoding M61 family metallopeptidase: MFRFALTASLLAAISTPAFAENSKPQPVPFVDTVPAARDLPYPGTMTIAVDATDTKRGIFTVKQTIPVAAAGPMVLLYPKWLPGAHSPRGEIEKLAALVITANGRPVPWTRDPVDVFAFHVDVPRGARTLTVDLKFLSATKADQGRIVMTPDMLSLQFNSMSLYPAGYFTRQIPVKATVRYPDGWTAASGLPSRAAGSSYTYETTNYEVLVDSPVLAGRYYKKWALSPRVNLNVFADSPEELVATPEQIEAHRRLVDQAVKNFGAQHYDNYEFLLSITDQLGGIGLEHHRSSENGVKPGYFTKWSDGPGGRNLLPHEYTHSWDGKFRRGADLWTPDYRTPMRGSLLWVYEGQTQFWGYVLQARSGIVSKQDTLDMYASILASLDNRPARDWRNLVDTTNDPVISARKPKGWTSYQRSEDYYNEGLLVWMEVDSILRQQSGGTKSIDDFARAFFGINDGDWGQVTYTFDDVVATLNKVQPYDWAGLLTKRLTETGAPAPLAGFVANGYRLVYTDTPTAAFKNAESNAKRVDLTYSLGITIDKDGEVTGVGWNSPAYTSSIDIGTKIVGVNGTAYSDTAIRAAVVAAKTSKDPIQLLVKNGEKISAVAIDYHGGARYPRLEKIAPGEAGLDRLLAAK, from the coding sequence ATGTTCCGTTTTGCCCTTACCGCAAGTCTGCTTGCCGCCATCTCCACCCCCGCTTTTGCCGAAAATTCCAAGCCGCAGCCGGTGCCGTTCGTCGATACCGTCCCCGCCGCGCGCGACCTGCCCTATCCGGGCACGATGACGATCGCGGTGGATGCGACGGACACGAAGCGCGGAATCTTTACCGTGAAGCAGACGATTCCCGTCGCCGCGGCCGGGCCGATGGTGCTGCTCTACCCCAAATGGCTGCCCGGCGCGCATTCCCCGCGTGGTGAGATCGAAAAGCTCGCGGCGTTGGTCATCACCGCCAACGGCCGCCCCGTGCCGTGGACGCGCGATCCGGTCGATGTCTTCGCCTTCCATGTCGATGTGCCGCGCGGCGCCAGGACGCTGACCGTCGATCTCAAGTTCCTCTCGGCCACCAAGGCCGATCAGGGCCGCATCGTCATGACACCGGACATGCTGAGCCTGCAGTTCAATTCGATGAGCCTGTACCCGGCGGGCTATTTCACGCGTCAGATCCCGGTGAAAGCGACCGTCCGATATCCCGATGGCTGGACCGCCGCATCGGGCCTGCCGTCGCGCGCGGCCGGATCGAGCTACACGTACGAGACGACCAATTACGAAGTGCTGGTCGATTCGCCTGTGCTGGCCGGGCGCTATTACAAGAAATGGGCGCTCTCGCCGCGGGTGAACCTGAACGTCTTCGCCGATAGCCCGGAGGAACTGGTCGCCACGCCCGAGCAGATCGAGGCGCACCGCCGCCTGGTCGATCAGGCAGTGAAGAATTTCGGCGCGCAGCATTACGACAATTACGAATTCCTGCTGTCAATTACCGATCAGCTCGGCGGCATCGGCCTCGAACATCACCGGTCGTCCGAAAATGGCGTGAAGCCCGGCTATTTCACCAAATGGTCGGACGGCCCGGGTGGGCGCAACCTGCTGCCGCACGAATACACGCATAGCTGGGATGGCAAGTTCCGCCGTGGCGCGGATCTGTGGACGCCCGATTATCGCACGCCGATGCGCGGCTCGTTGCTGTGGGTGTATGAAGGGCAGACGCAATTCTGGGGCTATGTGCTGCAGGCGCGCTCCGGCATCGTCTCCAAGCAGGATACGTTGGACATGTATGCCAGCATCCTGGCCAGCCTGGACAACCGCCCGGCGCGCGACTGGCGCAATCTGGTCGACACGACCAACGATCCGGTGATCTCGGCGCGCAAGCCCAAGGGTTGGACCAGCTACCAGCGCAGCGAGGATTATTACAACGAGGGCCTGTTGGTGTGGATGGAAGTCGATTCCATCCTGCGCCAGCAATCGGGCGGCACAAAGTCGATCGACGATTTCGCTCGCGCCTTCTTCGGCATCAACGATGGCGACTGGGGCCAGGTGACCTACACCTTCGACGATGTCGTCGCGACGCTTAACAAGGTGCAGCCCTATGACTGGGCAGGCTTGCTGACCAAGCGGCTGACCGAGACCGGGGCGCCCGCGCCACTCGCCGGCTTCGTCGCCAACGGGTACCGGCTGGTCTATACCGACACGCCGACCGCCGCGTTCAAGAATGCCGAGAGCAATGCCAAGCGCGTCGACCTGACCTATTCGCTGGGCATCACGATCGACAAGGATGGCGAAGTCACCGGTGTCGGCTGGAACAGCCCGGCTTACACCTCGTCGATCGATATCGGCACCAAGATCGTCGGCGTGAACGGCACCGCTTATAGCGACACCGCGATCCGGGCGGCGGTGGTCGCGGCCAAGACGTCGAAGGATCCGATCCAGTTGCTGGTCAAGAATGGCGAGAAGATCAGCGCGGTGGCCATCGACTATCACGGTGGCGCACGCTATCCGCGCCTCGAAAAGATCGCCCCTGGAGAAGCCGGCCTCGACCGCCTTCTTGCAGCCAAATAG
- a CDS encoding DMT family transporter — MLIIGGLFEIGFTTCLRYVDGFRHLGWTLGFLGSVGCSMTLLEIASRTIPMGTAYAVWGGIGALGTVIVGIAWFGEPASLPRLLLILGVVLCIAGLKLTSGH, encoded by the coding sequence GTGCTTATCATAGGTGGGTTGTTCGAGATCGGTTTCACGACCTGCCTGCGTTATGTCGACGGTTTCCGCCATCTGGGGTGGACCTTGGGCTTCCTTGGCTCGGTGGGCTGCTCGATGACATTGCTGGAGATCGCCTCGCGGACGATCCCGATGGGGACGGCCTATGCGGTGTGGGGCGGGATCGGCGCGCTGGGGACGGTGATCGTCGGTATCGCCTGGTTCGGTGAGCCGGCCAGCCTGCCGCGGCTGCTGCTGATCCTGGGCGTGGTGCTGTGCATTGCCGGGCTCAAATTGACGTCGGGGCACTGA
- a CDS encoding DUF1345 domain-containing protein — translation MAMQLGKKIAPAPFVSFAIVFVAALALLVPMLGKGRGTMAAFDIAALLFLVIVTPLLRSRADDMRQRAKDNDANRVLLLGITSIVMVVILISVASETISDTNAPLWTALIVATLALSWLFSNTVYALHYAHLFYTDDASGNDSGGIDVPKCDEPDYWDFLYFSFTLGMTFQTADVDITSARVRRTTIGHTLAAFVFNIGVLAFTINVLGG, via the coding sequence ATGGCTATGCAGCTCGGCAAGAAGATCGCTCCGGCTCCCTTTGTTTCTTTCGCCATCGTCTTCGTTGCCGCTCTCGCCTTGCTCGTCCCCATGCTCGGCAAGGGCCGCGGCACGATGGCGGCGTTCGATATCGCCGCCTTGCTGTTCCTGGTGATCGTCACCCCCTTGCTCCGCAGCCGCGCCGACGACATGCGCCAGCGCGCCAAGGATAACGACGCCAATCGCGTGCTACTGCTGGGGATCACCAGCATCGTCATGGTGGTGATCCTGATCTCGGTGGCGAGCGAGACGATCAGCGACACGAACGCGCCGTTATGGACCGCGCTGATCGTCGCCACGCTGGCGCTGTCCTGGCTGTTCTCGAACACGGTGTACGCGCTGCATTATGCGCATCTGTTCTACACCGACGATGCGAGCGGCAATGATAGCGGCGGGATCGACGTGCCGAAATGCGACGAGCCCGATTATTGGGACTTCCTCTATTTCAGCTTCACGCTCGGCATGACGTTCCAGACCGCCGACGTGGACATCACCTCGGCCCGGGTCCGGCGCACGACGATCGGCCACACGCTGGCGGCGTTCGTGTTCAACATCGGCGTGCTGGCCTTCACGATCAACGTGCTGGGGGGATAG